One Aphidius gifuensis isolate YNYX2018 linkage group LG5, ASM1490517v1, whole genome shotgun sequence genomic region harbors:
- the LOC122856606 gene encoding facilitated trehalose transporter Tret1-2 homolog, with protein sequence MNREIFHQIIIGIVCNLLIVDCGLSEGWPTPTMTKFSDGNDPVKLSSSEEALVINLMYVGVGMGALSPIFLMDKIGRKWTLLAAALPKIISWIVIGLAKNSHALYAGRITAGIGCGIAYSVLPMYIGEVSTKRTRGPLGTLLSVLINIGLLMIYTIGLYVNRFQMAMMALVIPVLFFMTFIWLPESSVYLTRKKNYKSAEKSLKWSLGKDNVDIELDEIKKIVSTQEKDDDNYNNNNNNKGFIKSFINAMKIPGNRRSFRIMFILCGTLGLTGAAPILSYQSNIFKQSGFGLGSDFSIIITGCTIVIAGTTCVSIVKIIGKRKLLLIAAPIAVLSLAIVATFFTLLEHGVNVHNFNWIPIVFVVIYVFVVGLAFNPIPLAYLGEIFSFEVKVPAGICSSLYYAVSTTVTVKMYQILADNYGTFFPFWIFTGITFILWILIYLYVPETEGKSLAEIQIMLNDISINNEKSSMKFKSIKKIIPLPTTVYPTIN encoded by the exons atgaatcgtgagatttttcatcaaataattattggaaTTGTTT gcAATTTATTGATTGTCGATTGTGGCTTGAGTGAAGGATGGCCAACTCCAACAATGACAAAATTTTCAGATGGTAATGATCcagttaaattatcatcaagtgaAGAAGcacttgttattaatttaatgtatGTTGGTGTTGGCATGGGTGCACTATcaccaatatttttaatggataAAATTGGAAGAAAATGGACATTACTTGCAGCAGCATtgccaaaaataataagttgGATTGTCATTGGTTTGGCTAAAAATTCACATGCATTATATGCTGGTAGAATAACAGCTGGTATTGGTTGTGGTATTGCATATTCAGTATTACCAATGTACATTGGTGAAGTTAGTACAAAACGTACACGTGGACCATTGGGAACATTGTTAtctgtattaattaatattgggttattaatgatttatacAATTGGTCTTTATGTCAATCGTTTTCAAATGGCAATGATGGCACTTGTCATAccagtattatttttcatgacatTCATATGGCTGCCAGAAAGTTCAGTGTATTTAacacgtaaaaaaaattataaaagtgcTGAAAAAAGCTTAAAATGGTCACTTGGAAAGGACAATGTTGATATTGaacttgatgaaattaaaaaaattgtatcaactcaagaaaaagatgatgataattataataataataataataataaaggttttataaaatcatttataaatgcaATGAAAATACCTGGTAATAGACGTTCATTTCGAATTATGTTTATACTTTGTGGTACACTTGGTTTAACTGGCGCAGCACCAATTCTATCAtatcaatcaaatatatttaaacaatctgGTTTTGGTCTTGGTTCTGATTTtagtataataataactgGTTGTACAATTGTCATTGCCGGTACAACTTGTGtatcaattgttaaaattattggtaaacgtaaattattattaattgcagCACCAATCGCTGTGTTATCATTGGCAATTGTTGCAACATTTTTTACGCTATTAGAGCATGGTGTTAATgtacataattttaattggataccaattgtatttgttgttatttatgtatttgttGTTGGTCTTGCATTTAATCCAATACCATTGGCATATCTTggtgaaatattttcatttgaagttAAAGTACCAGCTGGTATATGTTCATCTTTATATTATGCTGTATCAACAACAGTAACTGTAAAAATGTATCAG ataCTTGCTGATAATTATGGtacattttttccattttggaTATTTACTGGAATAACATTTATACTttggatattaatttatctttatgTACCTGAAACAGAGGGTAAAAGTTTAGCTGAAATACAAATAATGCTCAATGacatatcaattaataatgaaaaatcatcaatgaaatttaaatcaattaaaaaaattattccattGCCAACAACAGTTTATCcaacaataaattga